The following coding sequences are from one Haemophilus haemolyticus window:
- the rpsH gene encoding 30S ribosomal protein S8 — MSMQDPIADMLTRIRNGQAANKVAINMPSSKLKVAIANVLAAEGYIESVKVLEGAKPELEITLKYFQGKPVVESIQRVSRPGLRIYKRKDELPKVMGGLGVAVISTSKGVMTDRAARQAGLGGEIICYVA, encoded by the coding sequence ATGAGTATGCAAGATCCAATCGCAGATATGCTGACCCGTATTCGTAACGGTCAAGCTGCGAACAAAGTTGCAATCAATATGCCTTCTTCCAAGCTAAAAGTGGCAATTGCCAACGTATTAGCTGCTGAAGGTTATATCGAAAGCGTAAAAGTTTTAGAAGGTGCTAAACCTGAATTGGAAATTACTTTAAAATATTTCCAAGGCAAACCAGTTGTAGAAAGCATCCAACGTGTAAGTCGTCCTGGTCTTCGTATTTACAAACGTAAAGATGAATTACCAAAAGTTATGGGCGGTTTAGGTGTTGCAGTTATTTCTACATCTAAAGGTGTTATGACTGACCGCGCTGCTCGTCAAGCAGGTTTAGGCGGTGAGATCATCTGTTATGTAGCTTAA
- the rplF gene encoding 50S ribosomal protein L6 — MSRVAKAPVNIPAGVEVKLDGQLLTVKGKNGELSRKIHESVEVKQDNGQFTFTPREGFVEANAQSGTARALVNAMVIGVTEGFTKKLVLVGVGYRAQLKGNAIALSLGYSHPVEHTLPAGITAECPSQTEIVLKGADKQLIGQVAADIRAYRRPEPYKGKGVRYADEVVRIKEAKKK, encoded by the coding sequence ATGTCTCGTGTTGCAAAGGCACCTGTTAATATTCCTGCCGGCGTTGAAGTTAAACTCGACGGTCAGCTATTAACAGTAAAAGGTAAAAATGGCGAGTTATCTCGCAAAATTCATGAATCAGTTGAAGTAAAACAAGATAACGGACAATTTACGTTCACTCCACGTGAAGGTTTTGTTGAAGCAAATGCTCAATCGGGTACTGCACGTGCATTAGTTAATGCAATGGTTATCGGTGTTACTGAAGGTTTCACTAAAAAATTAGTATTGGTGGGTGTAGGTTACAGAGCTCAACTTAAAGGTAATGCAATTGCATTAAGTTTAGGCTATTCTCACCCAGTAGAGCACACTTTGCCGGCAGGTATTACTGCAGAATGTCCATCTCAAACCGAAATCGTGTTGAAAGGTGCAGACAAACAGTTGATCGGTCAAGTTGCAGCAGATATTCGTGCTTATCGCCGTCCTGAACCTTATAAAGGTAAAGGGGTACGTTACGCTGATGAAGTGGTACGTATCAAAGAGGCTAAGAAGAAATAA
- the rpsN gene encoding 30S ribosomal protein S14 has product MAKQSMKARDVKRVKLAEKFYAKRVELKKIISDVNASDEDRWDAVLKLQTLPRDSSPSRQRNRCRQTGRPHGVLRKFGLSRIKVREAAMRGEIPGLKKASW; this is encoded by the coding sequence ATGGCTAAACAATCAATGAAAGCACGCGATGTAAAACGCGTTAAATTGGCTGAAAAATTCTACGCAAAACGTGTTGAATTAAAGAAAATTATTTCTGATGTCAATGCCTCTGATGAAGATCGTTGGGATGCAGTGTTAAAGTTACAAACTTTACCACGTGATTCTAGCCCATCTCGTCAACGTAACCGTTGCCGCCAAACTGGACGTCCTCATGGCGTTTTACGTAAGTTTGGTTTAAGCCGAATTAAGGTTCGTGAAGCTGCAATGCGCGGTGAAATCCCAGGCCTTAAAAAAGCGAGCTGGTAA